One genomic segment of Panicum virgatum strain AP13 chromosome 2N, P.virgatum_v5, whole genome shotgun sequence includes these proteins:
- the LOC120659236 gene encoding uncharacterized protein LOC120659236 isoform X6, with product MYSCDMWIKWFSIAPLQRMVLYLDNMDFGPLNHIHLPMPHVCCYEDRLLRQLIEADKWPWNFFGQSKPRNARSVCYSRGVRMKAPTNQTNADEGCSDSRKDQLSLEVSDQEQRPTRCGLRWKVTSRRRKIAHHVPISSHPPSEGIFIGHGESPGLAEYEQSSNVACAVVVHEDLFGTILENNMTHPDTTDMEAVTTPQRTVWNTNIFDYGSDGPLYLGYDTVQQQGNGIRDLGMDLSLMETGCSNGEYQDHHQPESPEYTLQHSISEKFTIRRLFACLGISADRDSSNNTPEHTMVVQPMTNGEAAVTTFCQVEPNQR from the exons ATGTACTCTTGCGATATGTGGATAAAATGGTTCAGTATTGCACCGCTTCAACGCATG GTCCTTTATCTGGACAACATGGATTTTGGACCTTTGAACCATATACACTTGCCAATGCCCCATGTTTGTTGTTATGAGGATAGATTACTAAGACAACTTATTGAAGCTGATAAATGGCCTTGGAATTTCTTTGGTCAATCGAAG CCAAGAAATGCTAGATCAGTTTGCTACTCCAGGGGAGTTAGAATGAAGGCACCCACCAACCAAACCAATGCAGAT GAGGGTTGCTCTGATTCCAGAAAGGATCAGTTGAGTTTGGAG GTTTCAGATCAAGAACAGAGGCCTACACGGTGTGGCTTGAGATGGAAGGTTACATCACGGCGGAGGAAAATAG CTCACCATGTACCAATTTCTTCGCACCCACCTTCCGAAGGTATTTTTATTGGCCATGGTGAATCCCCTGGACTTGCAGAATATGAACAAAGCAGCAATGTCGCATGCGCTGTTGTAGTCCACGAAGATCTTTTCGGAACCATTTTAGAAAACAATATGACACATCCAGATACCACTGACATGGAAGCAG TAACAACGCCCCAACGTACTGTTTGGAATACCAACATCTTCGATTACGGGAGTGATG GTCCACTCTACCTTGGTTACGATACTGTACAGCAACAAGGAAATGGAATACGAGATTTGGGTATGGACTTGTCACTAATGGAAACTGGCTGCAGTAATG GTGAATACCAAGACCATCACCAACCTGAATCGCCAGAATACACCCTGCAACACTCTATATCTGAAAAGTTCACCATTCGACGACTTTTTG CATGCCTTGGTATTTCGGCTGATAGAGATTCTAGCAACAACACACCTGAACACACAATGGTTGTTCAACCAATGACCAATGGTGAAGCAGCAG TTACTACATTTTGTCAGGTGGAACCGAACCAACGATGA
- the LOC120659236 gene encoding uncharacterized protein LOC120659236 isoform X4 produces MYSCDMWIKWFSIAPLQRMVLYLDNMDFGPLNHIHLPMPHVCCYEDRLLRQLIEADKWPWNFFGQSKVSDQEQRPTRCGLRWKVTSRRRKIAHHVPISSHPPSEGIFIGHGESPGLAEYEQSSNVACAVVVHEDLFGTILENNMTHPDTTDMEAVTTPQRTVWNTNIFDYGSDGPLYLGYDTVQQQGNGIRDLGMDLSLMETGCSNGEYQDHHQPESPEYTLQHSISEKFTIRRLFACLGISADRDSSNNTPEHTMVVQPMTNGEAAASYYILSGGTEPTMMVDNYADGAVWSCPSPTKVVEIGSEDTDLASHEHHYDSDISNTNMEPDIEIIE; encoded by the exons ATGTACTCTTGCGATATGTGGATAAAATGGTTCAGTATTGCACCGCTTCAACGCATG GTCCTTTATCTGGACAACATGGATTTTGGACCTTTGAACCATATACACTTGCCAATGCCCCATGTTTGTTGTTATGAGGATAGATTACTAAGACAACTTATTGAAGCTGATAAATGGCCTTGGAATTTCTTTGGTCAATCGAAG GTTTCAGATCAAGAACAGAGGCCTACACGGTGTGGCTTGAGATGGAAGGTTACATCACGGCGGAGGAAAATAG CTCACCATGTACCAATTTCTTCGCACCCACCTTCCGAAGGTATTTTTATTGGCCATGGTGAATCCCCTGGACTTGCAGAATATGAACAAAGCAGCAATGTCGCATGCGCTGTTGTAGTCCACGAAGATCTTTTCGGAACCATTTTAGAAAACAATATGACACATCCAGATACCACTGACATGGAAGCAG TAACAACGCCCCAACGTACTGTTTGGAATACCAACATCTTCGATTACGGGAGTGATG GTCCACTCTACCTTGGTTACGATACTGTACAGCAACAAGGAAATGGAATACGAGATTTGGGTATGGACTTGTCACTAATGGAAACTGGCTGCAGTAATG GTGAATACCAAGACCATCACCAACCTGAATCGCCAGAATACACCCTGCAACACTCTATATCTGAAAAGTTCACCATTCGACGACTTTTTG CATGCCTTGGTATTTCGGCTGATAGAGATTCTAGCAACAACACACCTGAACACACAATGGTTGTTCAACCAATGACCAATGGTGAAGCAGCAG CAAGTTACTACATTTTGTCAGGTGGAACCGAACCAACGATGATGGTAGACAACTATGCTGACGGTGCTGTGTGGTCCTGTCCCTCACCTACAAAAG TTGTTGAAATTGGGTCTGAGGACACTGATCTCGCTAGTCATGAACACCACTATGATAGTGATATAAGTAATACCAATATGGAGCCTGATATTGAAATAATAGAATAG
- the LOC120659236 gene encoding uncharacterized protein LOC120659236 isoform X2: protein MYSCDMWIKWFSIAPLQRMVLYLDNMDFGPLNHIHLPMPHVCCYEDRLLRQLIEADKWPWNFFGQSKPRNARSVCYSRGVRMKAPTNQTNADEGCSDSRKDQLSLEVSDQEQRPTRCGLRWKVTSRRRKIAHHVPISSHPPSEGIFIGHGESPGLAEYEQSSNVACAVVVHEDLFGTILENNMTHPDTTDMEAVTTPQRTVWNTNIFDYGSDGPLYLGYDTVQQQGNGIRDLGMDLSLMETGCSNGEYQDHHQPESPEYTLQHSISEKFTIRRLFACLGISADRDSSNNTPEHTMVVQPMTNGEAAGGTEPTMMVDNYADGAVWSCPSPTKVVEIGSEDTDLASHEHHYDSDISNTNMEPDIEIIE, encoded by the exons ATGTACTCTTGCGATATGTGGATAAAATGGTTCAGTATTGCACCGCTTCAACGCATG GTCCTTTATCTGGACAACATGGATTTTGGACCTTTGAACCATATACACTTGCCAATGCCCCATGTTTGTTGTTATGAGGATAGATTACTAAGACAACTTATTGAAGCTGATAAATGGCCTTGGAATTTCTTTGGTCAATCGAAG CCAAGAAATGCTAGATCAGTTTGCTACTCCAGGGGAGTTAGAATGAAGGCACCCACCAACCAAACCAATGCAGAT GAGGGTTGCTCTGATTCCAGAAAGGATCAGTTGAGTTTGGAG GTTTCAGATCAAGAACAGAGGCCTACACGGTGTGGCTTGAGATGGAAGGTTACATCACGGCGGAGGAAAATAG CTCACCATGTACCAATTTCTTCGCACCCACCTTCCGAAGGTATTTTTATTGGCCATGGTGAATCCCCTGGACTTGCAGAATATGAACAAAGCAGCAATGTCGCATGCGCTGTTGTAGTCCACGAAGATCTTTTCGGAACCATTTTAGAAAACAATATGACACATCCAGATACCACTGACATGGAAGCAG TAACAACGCCCCAACGTACTGTTTGGAATACCAACATCTTCGATTACGGGAGTGATG GTCCACTCTACCTTGGTTACGATACTGTACAGCAACAAGGAAATGGAATACGAGATTTGGGTATGGACTTGTCACTAATGGAAACTGGCTGCAGTAATG GTGAATACCAAGACCATCACCAACCTGAATCGCCAGAATACACCCTGCAACACTCTATATCTGAAAAGTTCACCATTCGACGACTTTTTG CATGCCTTGGTATTTCGGCTGATAGAGATTCTAGCAACAACACACCTGAACACACAATGGTTGTTCAACCAATGACCAATGGTGAAGCAGCAG GTGGAACCGAACCAACGATGATGGTAGACAACTATGCTGACGGTGCTGTGTGGTCCTGTCCCTCACCTACAAAAG TTGTTGAAATTGGGTCTGAGGACACTGATCTCGCTAGTCATGAACACCACTATGATAGTGATATAAGTAATACCAATATGGAGCCTGATATTGAAATAATAGAATAG
- the LOC120659234 gene encoding serine/arginine repetitive matrix protein 1-like: MNCQVPELAIQMQLDPIAATMHGNRGILGKQPVPNLDMASDQQHVREQTEPKEAFSPADLGEQINQQVQTSIMGALQRAAGPQQPFLPASSASRVPTPQNPPQPHIQPGDTFAEQTYSILQAHQLFPFLPHHGAPLDPQFGFTTSIPCTSHQLATIAMAPPLTFQLPLPTTRTNKSPPRAKTKISSNKTPTAGQSPPTARTSTPPHPRSRLPRRRLGSPPRLGRPARRSLSPALSAAASSPSPLRQDHSPSNSPTPPPARASRRQGFFRRFTAAEKDKRPVVGSSLEAPQLLLAGTRRMRSPDPGANLDYDYRDAATTNANTRNVRGQPRARPSGWDSPNPAHGGGLRPPTQRIPSAAGELPYPTPLQQAQGSLAGRLGGYFDGGPLAEAMHHLLPLDTAEHHLQDYNPGGFNPGGDNISWPGDLPAVTHPAAQDLATLPHDQEQARAPASRASGDK; the protein is encoded by the coding sequence ATGAATTGTCAGGTTCCTGAGCTTGCCATTCAGATGCAACTTGACCCAATTGCTGCGACGATGCATGGCAACAGGGGCATTTTGGGAAAACAGCCGGTACCAAACCTGGACATGGCCTCAGATCAGCAGCATGTGCGTGAGCAAACTGAACCAAAGGAGGCCTTTTCCCCTGCTGACCTTGGGGAGCAGATAAACCAACAAGTACAGACTTCAATAATGGGGGCACTACAGAGAGCTGCTGGACCTCAGCAACCTTTTCTTCCGGCCTCCTCAGCTTCTCGGGTCCCAACTCCACAGAATCCACCACAGCCACATATCCAGCCTGGGGACACCTTTGCAGAACAAACATATAGTATTCTCCAGGCCCACCAGCTTTTCCCCTTTCTCCCCCATCACGGCGCTCCTCTCGATCCCCAATTTGGCTTCACTACTTCCATTCCTTGCACATCTCATCAGCTTGCAACGAttgccatggcgccgcccctgACCTTCCAGCTTCCGCTTCCTACAACCCGAACCAATAAATCCCCACCCAGAGCCAAAACCAAGATTTCATCCAACAAAACTCCCACTGCTGGTCAATCACCTCCCACTGCCCGTACATCCACCCCTCCTCATCCCAGGTCCAGGctacctcgccgtcgcctcggTTCTCCTCCGAGGCTGGGTCGTCCGGCGCGTCGATCCCTCTCGCCGGCGCTCTCTGctgcggcctcttctccttctcctcttcgCCAAGACCACAGCCCCTCCAACTCCCCTACGCCTCCACCTGCTCGCGCCTCCCGTCGCCAGGGCTTCTTCCGGCGCTTCACCGCAGCAGAGAAAGACAAAAGGCCGGTCGTCGGTAGTTCTTTGGAAGCTCCACAACTACTGCTGGCTGGTACTCGCCGTATGCGGTCACCTGATCCTGGAGCCAACCTCGACTATGACTACAGAGATGCTGCAACAACCAATGCCAACACTAGAAACGTGCGCGGACAACCTCGAGCTCGGCCCAGCGGGTGGGATTCGCCAAATCCCGCCCATGGTGGAGGTCTACGTCCTCCAACTCAGCGAATTCCTTCTGCTGCTGGCGAGCTTCCCTATCCTACTCCTCTGCAACAAGCCCAGGGAAGTCTTGCTGGCCGTCTTGGTGGTTACTTTGATGGCGGCCCTCTGGCAGAAGCTATGCATCACCTGCTTCCGCTCGATACTGCTGAACATCACCTTCAAGATTACAATCCCGGTGGTTTCAATCCCGGTGGCGACAACATCTCCTGGCCAGGAGACCTTCCTGCAGTGACGCATCCAGCAGCTCAAGATTTGGCTACTCTCCCACATGATCAAGAACAGGCTAGGGCGCCAGCCTCAAGGGCGTCGGGTGACAAATGA
- the LOC120659236 gene encoding uncharacterized protein LOC120659236 isoform X7 → MYSCDMWIKWFSIAPLQRMVLYLDNMDFGPLNHIHLPMPHVCCYEDRLLRQLIEADKWPWNFFGQSKPRNARSVCYSRGVRMKAPTNQTNADEGCSDSRKDQLSLEVSDQEQRPTRCGLRWKVTSRRRKIAHHVPISSHPPSEGPLYLGYDTVQQQGNGIRDLGMDLSLMETGCSNGEYQDHHQPESPEYTLQHSISEKFTIRRLFACLGISADRDSSNNTPEHTMVVQPMTNGEAAASYYILSGGTEPTMMVDNYADGAVWSCPSPTKVVEIGSEDTDLASHEHHYDSDISNTNMEPDIEIIE, encoded by the exons ATGTACTCTTGCGATATGTGGATAAAATGGTTCAGTATTGCACCGCTTCAACGCATG GTCCTTTATCTGGACAACATGGATTTTGGACCTTTGAACCATATACACTTGCCAATGCCCCATGTTTGTTGTTATGAGGATAGATTACTAAGACAACTTATTGAAGCTGATAAATGGCCTTGGAATTTCTTTGGTCAATCGAAG CCAAGAAATGCTAGATCAGTTTGCTACTCCAGGGGAGTTAGAATGAAGGCACCCACCAACCAAACCAATGCAGAT GAGGGTTGCTCTGATTCCAGAAAGGATCAGTTGAGTTTGGAG GTTTCAGATCAAGAACAGAGGCCTACACGGTGTGGCTTGAGATGGAAGGTTACATCACGGCGGAGGAAAATAG CTCACCATGTACCAATTTCTTCGCACCCACCTTCCGAAG GTCCACTCTACCTTGGTTACGATACTGTACAGCAACAAGGAAATGGAATACGAGATTTGGGTATGGACTTGTCACTAATGGAAACTGGCTGCAGTAATG GTGAATACCAAGACCATCACCAACCTGAATCGCCAGAATACACCCTGCAACACTCTATATCTGAAAAGTTCACCATTCGACGACTTTTTG CATGCCTTGGTATTTCGGCTGATAGAGATTCTAGCAACAACACACCTGAACACACAATGGTTGTTCAACCAATGACCAATGGTGAAGCAGCAG CAAGTTACTACATTTTGTCAGGTGGAACCGAACCAACGATGATGGTAGACAACTATGCTGACGGTGCTGTGTGGTCCTGTCCCTCACCTACAAAAG TTGTTGAAATTGGGTCTGAGGACACTGATCTCGCTAGTCATGAACACCACTATGATAGTGATATAAGTAATACCAATATGGAGCCTGATATTGAAATAATAGAATAG
- the LOC120659236 gene encoding uncharacterized protein LOC120659236 isoform X5: MYSCDMWIKWFSIAPLQRMVLYLDNMDFGPLNHIHLPMPHVCCYEDRLLRQLIEADKWPWNFFGQSKPRNARSVCYSRGVRMKAPTNQTNADEGCSDSRKDQLSLEVSDQEQRPTRCGLRWKVTSRRRKIAHHVPISSHPPSEVTTPQRTVWNTNIFDYGSDGPLYLGYDTVQQQGNGIRDLGMDLSLMETGCSNGEYQDHHQPESPEYTLQHSISEKFTIRRLFACLGISADRDSSNNTPEHTMVVQPMTNGEAAASYYILSGGTEPTMMVDNYADGAVWSCPSPTKVVEIGSEDTDLASHEHHYDSDISNTNMEPDIEIIE; the protein is encoded by the exons ATGTACTCTTGCGATATGTGGATAAAATGGTTCAGTATTGCACCGCTTCAACGCATG GTCCTTTATCTGGACAACATGGATTTTGGACCTTTGAACCATATACACTTGCCAATGCCCCATGTTTGTTGTTATGAGGATAGATTACTAAGACAACTTATTGAAGCTGATAAATGGCCTTGGAATTTCTTTGGTCAATCGAAG CCAAGAAATGCTAGATCAGTTTGCTACTCCAGGGGAGTTAGAATGAAGGCACCCACCAACCAAACCAATGCAGAT GAGGGTTGCTCTGATTCCAGAAAGGATCAGTTGAGTTTGGAG GTTTCAGATCAAGAACAGAGGCCTACACGGTGTGGCTTGAGATGGAAGGTTACATCACGGCGGAGGAAAATAG CTCACCATGTACCAATTTCTTCGCACCCACCTTCCGAAG TAACAACGCCCCAACGTACTGTTTGGAATACCAACATCTTCGATTACGGGAGTGATG GTCCACTCTACCTTGGTTACGATACTGTACAGCAACAAGGAAATGGAATACGAGATTTGGGTATGGACTTGTCACTAATGGAAACTGGCTGCAGTAATG GTGAATACCAAGACCATCACCAACCTGAATCGCCAGAATACACCCTGCAACACTCTATATCTGAAAAGTTCACCATTCGACGACTTTTTG CATGCCTTGGTATTTCGGCTGATAGAGATTCTAGCAACAACACACCTGAACACACAATGGTTGTTCAACCAATGACCAATGGTGAAGCAGCAG CAAGTTACTACATTTTGTCAGGTGGAACCGAACCAACGATGATGGTAGACAACTATGCTGACGGTGCTGTGTGGTCCTGTCCCTCACCTACAAAAG TTGTTGAAATTGGGTCTGAGGACACTGATCTCGCTAGTCATGAACACCACTATGATAGTGATATAAGTAATACCAATATGGAGCCTGATATTGAAATAATAGAATAG
- the LOC120659236 gene encoding uncharacterized protein LOC120659236 isoform X1 yields MYSCDMWIKWFSIAPLQRMVLYLDNMDFGPLNHIHLPMPHVCCYEDRLLRQLIEADKWPWNFFGQSKPRNARSVCYSRGVRMKAPTNQTNADEGCSDSRKDQLSLEVSDQEQRPTRCGLRWKVTSRRRKIAHHVPISSHPPSEGIFIGHGESPGLAEYEQSSNVACAVVVHEDLFGTILENNMTHPDTTDMEAVTTPQRTVWNTNIFDYGSDGPLYLGYDTVQQQGNGIRDLGMDLSLMETGCSNGEYQDHHQPESPEYTLQHSISEKFTIRRLFACLGISADRDSSNNTPEHTMVVQPMTNGEAAASYYILSGGTEPTMMVDNYADGAVWSCPSPTKVVEIGSEDTDLASHEHHYDSDISNTNMEPDIEIIE; encoded by the exons ATGTACTCTTGCGATATGTGGATAAAATGGTTCAGTATTGCACCGCTTCAACGCATG GTCCTTTATCTGGACAACATGGATTTTGGACCTTTGAACCATATACACTTGCCAATGCCCCATGTTTGTTGTTATGAGGATAGATTACTAAGACAACTTATTGAAGCTGATAAATGGCCTTGGAATTTCTTTGGTCAATCGAAG CCAAGAAATGCTAGATCAGTTTGCTACTCCAGGGGAGTTAGAATGAAGGCACCCACCAACCAAACCAATGCAGAT GAGGGTTGCTCTGATTCCAGAAAGGATCAGTTGAGTTTGGAG GTTTCAGATCAAGAACAGAGGCCTACACGGTGTGGCTTGAGATGGAAGGTTACATCACGGCGGAGGAAAATAG CTCACCATGTACCAATTTCTTCGCACCCACCTTCCGAAGGTATTTTTATTGGCCATGGTGAATCCCCTGGACTTGCAGAATATGAACAAAGCAGCAATGTCGCATGCGCTGTTGTAGTCCACGAAGATCTTTTCGGAACCATTTTAGAAAACAATATGACACATCCAGATACCACTGACATGGAAGCAG TAACAACGCCCCAACGTACTGTTTGGAATACCAACATCTTCGATTACGGGAGTGATG GTCCACTCTACCTTGGTTACGATACTGTACAGCAACAAGGAAATGGAATACGAGATTTGGGTATGGACTTGTCACTAATGGAAACTGGCTGCAGTAATG GTGAATACCAAGACCATCACCAACCTGAATCGCCAGAATACACCCTGCAACACTCTATATCTGAAAAGTTCACCATTCGACGACTTTTTG CATGCCTTGGTATTTCGGCTGATAGAGATTCTAGCAACAACACACCTGAACACACAATGGTTGTTCAACCAATGACCAATGGTGAAGCAGCAG CAAGTTACTACATTTTGTCAGGTGGAACCGAACCAACGATGATGGTAGACAACTATGCTGACGGTGCTGTGTGGTCCTGTCCCTCACCTACAAAAG TTGTTGAAATTGGGTCTGAGGACACTGATCTCGCTAGTCATGAACACCACTATGATAGTGATATAAGTAATACCAATATGGAGCCTGATATTGAAATAATAGAATAG
- the LOC120659236 gene encoding uncharacterized protein LOC120659236 isoform X8, which yields MYSCDMWIKWFSIAPLQRMVLYLDNMDFGPLNHIHLPMPHVCCYEDRLLRQLIEADKWPWNFFGQSKPRNARSVCYSRGVRMKAPTNQTNADEGCSDSRKDQLSLEVSDQEQRPTRCGLRWKVTSRRRKIAHHVPISSHPPSEGPLYLGYDTVQQQGNGIRDLGMDLSLMETGCSNGEYQDHHQPESPEYTLQHSISEKFTIRRLFACLGISADRDSSNNTPEHTMVVQPMTNGEAAGGTEPTMMVDNYADGAVWSCPSPTKVVEIGSEDTDLASHEHHYDSDISNTNMEPDIEIIE from the exons ATGTACTCTTGCGATATGTGGATAAAATGGTTCAGTATTGCACCGCTTCAACGCATG GTCCTTTATCTGGACAACATGGATTTTGGACCTTTGAACCATATACACTTGCCAATGCCCCATGTTTGTTGTTATGAGGATAGATTACTAAGACAACTTATTGAAGCTGATAAATGGCCTTGGAATTTCTTTGGTCAATCGAAG CCAAGAAATGCTAGATCAGTTTGCTACTCCAGGGGAGTTAGAATGAAGGCACCCACCAACCAAACCAATGCAGAT GAGGGTTGCTCTGATTCCAGAAAGGATCAGTTGAGTTTGGAG GTTTCAGATCAAGAACAGAGGCCTACACGGTGTGGCTTGAGATGGAAGGTTACATCACGGCGGAGGAAAATAG CTCACCATGTACCAATTTCTTCGCACCCACCTTCCGAAG GTCCACTCTACCTTGGTTACGATACTGTACAGCAACAAGGAAATGGAATACGAGATTTGGGTATGGACTTGTCACTAATGGAAACTGGCTGCAGTAATG GTGAATACCAAGACCATCACCAACCTGAATCGCCAGAATACACCCTGCAACACTCTATATCTGAAAAGTTCACCATTCGACGACTTTTTG CATGCCTTGGTATTTCGGCTGATAGAGATTCTAGCAACAACACACCTGAACACACAATGGTTGTTCAACCAATGACCAATGGTGAAGCAGCAG GTGGAACCGAACCAACGATGATGGTAGACAACTATGCTGACGGTGCTGTGTGGTCCTGTCCCTCACCTACAAAAG TTGTTGAAATTGGGTCTGAGGACACTGATCTCGCTAGTCATGAACACCACTATGATAGTGATATAAGTAATACCAATATGGAGCCTGATATTGAAATAATAGAATAG
- the LOC120659235 gene encoding serine/arginine repetitive matrix protein 1-like: MAKRVMALPRSSSSPAPSCYPHGAHRRPTPETTPSPAATPGTPTSPTSSTACAPTPVFSPPLKQGSRLSPLAAPFVPAGRSKFLRWRDDSPAVEDGEPPAPFYRDVLAGAVPVRAPRLDVLPARARADGQRRPPSPVRQRSSAPSRHRHPSARPAPPRRPAGPDGDGWQKVLTRKERRRRSSSATRRTVSPVPDELRDKCFNCLARDHRRAHCRSPTRCYRCHETGHMTYSCSRPRRSPEGAAPVGHDQPPMKRPRLAGRPSPNPAPASPRRVLPVVAHSVAPEAHGAAGNSRRPRRRRSPSSRSSAGEVEPAAPLRSSRDGAPQDTGAPVVTGGSSSTGLA, encoded by the exons ATGGCCAAAAGG GTGATGGCGCtcccccgctcctcctcctcccccgcaccCTCCTGCTACCCCCATGGCGCTCACCGCCGACCCACGCCGGAGACCACCCCGAGCCCGGCGGCCACCCCCGGAACCCCTACCTCCCCGACGTCCTCGACGGCGTGCGCTCCTACGCCGGTGTTCTCCCCCCCTCTGAAGCAGGGGTCGCGCCTCTCTCCGCTCGCGGCCCCGTTCGTGCCGGCGGGCCGCTCCAAATTCCTCCGCTGGAGGGACGACAGCCCAGCGGTGGAGGATGGCGAGCCGCCTGCCCCCTTCTACCGGGATGTCCTTGCGGGCGCTGTGCCTGTGCGGGCTCCCCGCCTCGACGTTCTGCCGGCGCGTGCTCGGGCGGATGGGCAGCGGCGTCCCCCATCGCCCGTGCGGCAGAGGTCCTCTGCTCCCTCCCGCCATCGCCACCCCTCTGCGAGGCCCGCGCCCCCTCGACGGCCTGCTGGTCCCGATGGGGATGGATGGCAGAAGGTCCTGACCCgcaaggagaggaggaggaggtcgtcgTCGGCCACTCGGCGCACCGTCAGCCCCGTCCCCGACGAACTGCGGGATAAGTGCTTCAACTGCCTGGCTCGGGATCACCGGCGCGCTCACTGCCGGAGCCCAACCAGGTGCTACCGCTGCCACGAGACGGGCCACATGACGTACAGTTGCAGCCGGCCACGGCGGTCTCCGGAAGGCGCCGCTCCCGTTGGCCACGATCAGCCGCCCATGAAGCGGCCGCGGCTGGCGGGCAGGCCCTCTCCCAACCCAGCGCCCGCGTCCCCCCGCCGTGTGTTGCCTGTGGTTGCTCATTCGGTGGCGCCTGAGGCCCACGGGGCTGCCGGGAACTCCCGTcgacctcggcgccgccgctcgccttcgTCCCGCAGCTCGGCTGGCGAGGTCGAGCCAGCTGCTCCCCTTCGGTCGAGCCGGGATGGTGCACCCCAGGATACCGGTGCCCCCGTGGTGACTGGAGGGTCGTCCTCGACCGGTCTGGCGTGA
- the LOC120659236 gene encoding uncharacterized protein LOC120659236 isoform X3 — MVQYCTASTHGSVLYLDNMDFGPLNHIHLPMPHVCCYEDRLLRQLIEADKWPWNFFGQSKPRNARSVCYSRGVRMKAPTNQTNADEGCSDSRKDQLSLEVSDQEQRPTRCGLRWKVTSRRRKIAHHVPISSHPPSEGIFIGHGESPGLAEYEQSSNVACAVVVHEDLFGTILENNMTHPDTTDMEAVTTPQRTVWNTNIFDYGSDGPLYLGYDTVQQQGNGIRDLGMDLSLMETGCSNGEYQDHHQPESPEYTLQHSISEKFTIRRLFACLGISADRDSSNNTPEHTMVVQPMTNGEAAASYYILSGGTEPTMMVDNYADGAVWSCPSPTKVVEIGSEDTDLASHEHHYDSDISNTNMEPDIEIIE; from the exons ATGGTTCAGTATTGCACCGCTTCAACGCATGGTTCA GTCCTTTATCTGGACAACATGGATTTTGGACCTTTGAACCATATACACTTGCCAATGCCCCATGTTTGTTGTTATGAGGATAGATTACTAAGACAACTTATTGAAGCTGATAAATGGCCTTGGAATTTCTTTGGTCAATCGAAG CCAAGAAATGCTAGATCAGTTTGCTACTCCAGGGGAGTTAGAATGAAGGCACCCACCAACCAAACCAATGCAGAT GAGGGTTGCTCTGATTCCAGAAAGGATCAGTTGAGTTTGGAG GTTTCAGATCAAGAACAGAGGCCTACACGGTGTGGCTTGAGATGGAAGGTTACATCACGGCGGAGGAAAATAG CTCACCATGTACCAATTTCTTCGCACCCACCTTCCGAAGGTATTTTTATTGGCCATGGTGAATCCCCTGGACTTGCAGAATATGAACAAAGCAGCAATGTCGCATGCGCTGTTGTAGTCCACGAAGATCTTTTCGGAACCATTTTAGAAAACAATATGACACATCCAGATACCACTGACATGGAAGCAG TAACAACGCCCCAACGTACTGTTTGGAATACCAACATCTTCGATTACGGGAGTGATG GTCCACTCTACCTTGGTTACGATACTGTACAGCAACAAGGAAATGGAATACGAGATTTGGGTATGGACTTGTCACTAATGGAAACTGGCTGCAGTAATG GTGAATACCAAGACCATCACCAACCTGAATCGCCAGAATACACCCTGCAACACTCTATATCTGAAAAGTTCACCATTCGACGACTTTTTG CATGCCTTGGTATTTCGGCTGATAGAGATTCTAGCAACAACACACCTGAACACACAATGGTTGTTCAACCAATGACCAATGGTGAAGCAGCAG CAAGTTACTACATTTTGTCAGGTGGAACCGAACCAACGATGATGGTAGACAACTATGCTGACGGTGCTGTGTGGTCCTGTCCCTCACCTACAAAAG TTGTTGAAATTGGGTCTGAGGACACTGATCTCGCTAGTCATGAACACCACTATGATAGTGATATAAGTAATACCAATATGGAGCCTGATATTGAAATAATAGAATAG